In a genomic window of Wyeomyia smithii strain HCP4-BCI-WySm-NY-G18 chromosome 1, ASM2978416v1, whole genome shotgun sequence:
- the LOC129716697 gene encoding uncharacterized protein LOC129716697 gives MKFLNENSNNSNEAEHDSLVRGQFHQTVQKACIGLLFMTFCTQALMWIPSKQRDSVIDVPEFFVMFGPTFVRVGKMFIHELYVTLWMCRIYFCTVVCASLLAGLRAELLIIAKNYSGILAQIQCNLSSDGACQEANVKLFWTTLNQQVGWVVHQHVELLRNVAIIKPALEMVFLVMYVRMIVCLGLMSFIAVKAGVSPVTAIILTAVIGYLAECYWACRLVDSFQDINNQIMKDAYEVCTILPFSKAHRSDYIKMRTSLMIIHLCTSSSLKISCGGFFQMTSRIFVRVVNTSYTVITFLTQMR, from the exons ATGaaatttttaaacgaaaatagcAATAACTCAAACGAAGCCGAACATGATTCGCTTGTTCGCGGTCAATTTCATCAAACTGTCCAGAAAGCGTGTATTGGTTTGCTGTTCATGACATTTTGTACTCAAGCGCTAATGTGGATCCCCAGCAAACAAAGGGACTCGGTTATTGACGTTCCCGAGTTTTTCGTCATGTTTGGACCGACGTTCGTTCGTGTGGGAAAAATGTTCATTCACGAACTTTACGTCACACTCTGGATGTGTCGCATCTATTTCTGCACAGTCGTATGCGCATCTTTGCTGGCAGGGCTGCGAGCTGAGTTGCTCATCATTGCTAAAAACTACAGTGGAATATTAGCTCAGATTCAGTGTAATCTATCGTCGGATGGAGCATGTCAAGAAGCAAACGTAAAGTTGTTCTGGACGACGCTAAATCAGCAAGTTGGATGGGTTGTACACCAACACGTAGAATTATTGCG AAACGTGGCAATCATTAAACCAGCCCTGGAAATGGTATTTTTGGTCATGTACGTACGAATGATTGTGTGCCTAGGACTAATGAGTTTTATTGCGGTGAAGGCTGGAGTATCACCAGTAACTGCAATAATTCTGACAGCGGTTATCGGGTATCTTGCCGAATGCTACTGGGCTTGCCGTTTGGTTGATTCCTTTCAAGATATT AACAATCAAATTATGAAGGACGCTTATGAAGTTTGCACTATCTTGCCCTTCAGTAAAGCTCATCGCAGTGACTACATCAAAATGCGCACTTCATTGATGATTATTCACCTTTGTACCTCTAGCAGCCTCAAAATCAGCTGTGGaggtttttttcaaatgacGTCCAGAATATTCGTTCGGGTGGTCAATACGTCGTACACTGTCATCACTTTCCTAACGCAAATGAGATAA